Proteins co-encoded in one alpha proteobacterium HIMB5 genomic window:
- a CDS encoding transglutaminase-like protein (PFAM: Transglutaminase-like superfamily; Domain of unknown function (DUF3488)), translating into MFKINLLDYKFNSYLLLIFSLSSIIFEVDLKNQILFVLTLFFCVFQNLKNYKFKKLISSLVALSVIYFQFEFSDRTISKEFFINLILLLVFIKFSEIQNKQDHYFFNFTVIFLTISSLIYGQDFLSSINSIILMFIIIIHLYSLNQNKLININIKYILRYTLISFFGLSIIGVIYLMFPRYDINLKIFDTSLNNLGIPEEIKLGSFTDISNNDNVVFVYTPDENSNNELTYFRVKIFDFLSKEKIWIKTPKVSIDRHYKDQISLTKNPNKNIKKHKLIIYPNNKKWLPILNNYDYENRIVVNDYLNGTAKMNSKIDKKKILFISDTKFSVNFDTNFLNFYTILSKNLFSERLKLWSENLRINSNSDIDYLNKLMGHFGNGDFYYTLSPTSDGNDDYENFFFETKRGYCEYYAGMFTILARMQNIPSRIVTGYLGGQYNEIGNFYTFRQADAHSWVEVYLDGIGWKRFDPTLTIPKENILSFNNYSSENIQPNFKDTDKKFSKLDLIKLYYSYFDYSWTNKFLDYDKKTRDNFLREKINNIELDKKFYFNIISIFFIYLIYVLTKLIILRKILFNLMFKKIKKRYGILKNNLTHQQIFNILSNDEKVDLMNIFEIYEKLKFSKNYSVNLKEFFFINIKILKLVFLRDKKNPL; encoded by the coding sequence ATGTTTAAAATTAATTTACTAGATTATAAATTTAATTCTTATCTTCTTCTAATTTTTTCATTATCTTCAATTATTTTTGAAGTTGATTTAAAAAATCAAATTCTATTTGTATTAACTTTATTTTTTTGTGTTTTCCAAAATTTAAAAAACTATAAATTTAAAAAACTAATCTCTTCATTAGTTGCCTTAAGCGTAATTTATTTTCAATTTGAATTTAGTGATAGAACCATATCAAAAGAATTTTTTATAAATTTGATATTATTATTAGTTTTTATAAAATTTTCTGAAATTCAAAATAAACAAGATCATTATTTTTTCAATTTTACAGTAATCTTTTTAACAATTTCCTCGTTAATTTATGGGCAAGATTTTTTAAGTTCAATCAATTCTATTATTTTGATGTTCATAATTATTATTCATTTATATTCTTTAAATCAAAATAAATTAATAAACATCAATATTAAATATATTCTTAGATACACTTTAATTTCATTTTTTGGTCTTTCTATTATTGGAGTAATTTATCTGATGTTCCCAAGGTATGACATTAACTTAAAAATTTTTGATACCTCTTTAAATAATCTAGGAATACCAGAGGAAATTAAGCTTGGATCATTTACTGATATATCAAACAATGACAATGTAGTTTTTGTTTATACTCCCGATGAAAACTCCAATAATGAATTAACGTATTTTAGAGTAAAAATCTTTGATTTTTTAAGTAAGGAAAAAATTTGGATCAAAACCCCTAAGGTATCAATTGATCGACATTATAAAGATCAAATTTCATTAACAAAAAACCCAAATAAAAACATAAAAAAACATAAGTTAATTATTTATCCAAATAACAAAAAATGGTTACCAATTTTAAATAATTATGATTACGAAAATAGAATTGTGGTTAACGACTATTTAAATGGTACTGCAAAAATGAATAGCAAAATAGATAAAAAGAAAATTTTATTTATTAGTGATACAAAGTTTTCTGTTAACTTTGATACGAATTTTTTAAATTTTTACACTATTCTTAGCAAAAATTTATTTTCTGAAAGATTAAAACTATGGTCAGAAAATTTAAGAATTAATTCTAATTCAGATATAGATTATCTAAACAAATTAATGGGTCACTTTGGTAATGGTGATTTTTATTACACCCTTAGCCCTACTTCAGATGGAAATGATGATTATGAAAATTTTTTTTTCGAAACTAAAAGAGGCTACTGTGAATATTATGCTGGAATGTTTACAATTTTAGCTAGGATGCAAAATATACCCTCTCGAATTGTTACTGGATATCTTGGTGGTCAATATAATGAAATTGGAAACTTTTATACATTCAGACAAGCGGATGCACATTCTTGGGTTGAAGTTTATTTAGATGGTATTGGTTGGAAAAGATTTGACCCAACTTTAACAATTCCTAAAGAAAATATTTTAAGTTTTAATAATTATTCAAGTGAAAACATACAACCAAATTTCAAAGATACTGATAAAAAATTTTCAAAATTAGACCTAATTAAACTTTACTATAGTTATTTTGATTATTCTTGGACAAATAAATTTTTAGATTATGATAAAAAAACTAGAGATAATTTTTTACGAGAAAAAATTAACAATATTGAGTTAGATAAAAAATTTTATTTTAATATTATTTCAATATTTTTTATTTATTTAATATATGTTTTAACAAAATTAATCATTCTAAGAAAAATTTTATTCAATCTGATGTTTAAAAAAATAAAAAAAAGATATGGAATATTGAAAAATAATTTAACTCATCAACAAATATTTAATATTCTAAGTAATGATGAAAAAGTTGATTTAATGAATATTTTTGAGATTTATGAAAAACTTAAGTTTAGTAAAAATTATTCAGTTAATTTAAAAGAATTTTTTTTTATAAATATCAAAATATTAAAATTAGTTTTTCTAAGAGATAAAAAAAACCCTCTTTAA